A window from Planococcus maritimus encodes these proteins:
- a CDS encoding ABC1 kinase family protein yields the protein MLIYIRVIAEILVIALFIYFVSGRLMGAKVNFIKRILSVVLGIVLTTFVYWYSYLRYTEFMDGAFSTMLTDTSTIIWIGSMLMISMLFYLILELFDPIELGDRGERITNRKFIWKRLRNRWRRQKRLSKVLEIAVKNGISSTLKYARHRENNRELAVAFRRTLEESGGVFVKFGQVLSTRTDLFAPVFIEELSQLQQHVKPLPKEQVTQILGKSMEQPIEEVFSKLDKEPLASASIGQIHRGVLRKTNEEVIIKMQRPEVSAIMRDDLDILLEFAEWVSSKSTWAQNIGFLELAIGFANGLREEIDFEIEMRNMIQVSNALEDSKNHVKIPKVYREYSNSTIIVMQYFQGKSISKGEAVFRHFDVEPKQFGRTVLFSFLEQMLFSGIFHADPHPGNIFIDETDGKPILLDFGSVGRLTASQQEALNHFIIGIQQNDAGIVHDAVRKLVENSDKLDGVRFEQAIGEILLKISYVDRIPTAELIHSLFDVIREFGLAFYPSVGIALRSLISLDSTLHTIDPNFDMFTEAKSFAKEYKTTVLKKPFKQPRATKERLEEELVLILPEVAKLPKRIDQLVRRLEGGKIILHHDVFSDKHNSGFVMQLFSRFVLLMSGITFGFISAALLAIAQFIDTVYAIYLNTAAYGGLFLCVILLVRLSIQAIRDMKRSNQFK from the coding sequence ATGCTCATTTATATTCGAGTGATTGCTGAAATACTGGTTATTGCCTTATTCATTTATTTTGTCAGCGGCCGGCTGATGGGCGCGAAAGTGAATTTCATCAAACGCATATTATCTGTTGTACTTGGCATTGTCTTGACGACATTCGTTTATTGGTATTCCTATTTACGCTATACCGAATTCATGGATGGTGCTTTTTCGACGATGTTGACCGATACGAGCACCATCATTTGGATTGGCAGCATGTTGATGATTTCGATGCTTTTTTACTTAATACTGGAATTATTCGACCCGATTGAACTTGGAGACCGCGGAGAACGCATCACAAACCGGAAATTTATATGGAAACGGCTGCGCAACCGCTGGAGACGTCAGAAGCGCTTGAGCAAAGTGCTGGAGATCGCTGTGAAAAACGGCATTTCGAGTACCTTGAAATATGCACGGCATCGTGAGAATAACCGGGAACTGGCAGTTGCTTTTCGCAGAACGTTAGAAGAAAGTGGCGGCGTGTTCGTCAAGTTCGGGCAAGTGCTGTCGACGCGGACGGATTTGTTTGCGCCTGTTTTCATCGAAGAGCTTAGTCAGCTACAACAACATGTAAAACCTTTGCCAAAAGAACAAGTAACTCAAATTCTTGGGAAATCTATGGAACAACCCATCGAAGAAGTATTTTCAAAGCTCGACAAAGAACCGCTCGCTTCGGCGTCGATTGGCCAAATCCACCGTGGCGTGCTAAGGAAAACCAACGAAGAAGTTATCATTAAAATGCAGCGCCCCGAAGTGAGTGCCATTATGCGAGACGATTTGGACATTCTCTTGGAATTTGCGGAATGGGTTTCCAGTAAATCAACTTGGGCTCAGAATATCGGATTCCTCGAATTGGCGATTGGATTCGCCAATGGCTTGCGTGAAGAAATTGATTTTGAAATCGAAATGCGCAATATGATCCAAGTCAGCAATGCTTTAGAAGACAGCAAAAACCACGTGAAAATCCCCAAAGTCTACCGGGAATATAGCAACTCAACGATTATCGTCATGCAGTATTTCCAGGGTAAAAGCATTTCGAAGGGCGAGGCTGTATTCCGCCATTTTGATGTCGAGCCTAAGCAATTCGGCCGCACGGTACTATTTTCATTCCTAGAACAGATGCTGTTTTCAGGTATTTTCCACGCTGACCCGCATCCAGGGAATATATTCATCGATGAAACGGATGGCAAGCCGATTTTGCTTGATTTTGGTTCTGTCGGGCGCTTGACGGCGTCTCAACAGGAAGCGTTGAATCATTTTATCATTGGCATCCAGCAAAATGACGCTGGCATCGTTCATGATGCGGTCCGCAAACTTGTGGAAAACAGCGATAAACTGGATGGCGTTCGATTTGAACAGGCCATTGGAGAAATTTTGCTGAAAATCTCCTATGTCGATCGGATCCCCACAGCCGAATTGATTCATTCTTTATTCGACGTTATTCGTGAATTCGGTTTGGCGTTTTATCCGTCTGTGGGGATCGCGCTCAGGTCATTGATTAGCCTCGACAGCACTCTGCACACCATTGATCCGAATTTCGATATGTTCACGGAAGCGAAAAGCTTCGCGAAAGAATACAAGACCACGGTGTTGAAAAAACCGTTCAAGCAACCACGCGCTACAAAAGAACGTCTGGAAGAGGAACTGGTGCTGATCTTGCCGGAAGTTGCCAAATTGCCTAAACGCATCGACCAATTGGTTCGGCGCTTAGAAGGCGGAAAAATCATTTTGCATCACGATGTGTTTTCCGATAAGCACAATTCAGGATTTGTCATGCAATTATTCTCCAGGTTCGTCTTATTGATGTCAGGAATTACATTTGGCTTCATATCGGCCGCATTACTGGCTATCGCGCAATTTATCGACACCGTCTATGCAATTTACCTAAATACCGCGGCGTACGGAGGGCTATTCTTATGCGTCATTTTGCTGGTCAGGTTGTCGATCCAAGCTATTCGCGATATGAAACGCAGCAACCAGTTTAAATAG
- a CDS encoding winged helix-turn-helix transcriptional regulator translates to MGKKYNISVEATLEVIGGKWKTVILCHLTHGTKRTSELRRLMPNITQKMLTQQLRELETDGVINRIVYNQVPPKVEYELSEYGWSLQDILDSLCHWGEMHIEKVHGDKFEVLEEGVLNEHLK, encoded by the coding sequence ATGGGGAAAAAATATAATATATCAGTGGAAGCCACGTTGGAAGTGATCGGCGGCAAGTGGAAAACGGTGATTCTTTGCCATTTGACGCATGGCACGAAAAGAACGAGTGAGCTGCGGCGTTTGATGCCAAACATCACACAGAAGATGCTGACGCAGCAATTGCGTGAACTGGAAACCGACGGAGTCATCAACCGAATCGTTTACAACCAAGTTCCGCCAAAAGTCGAATACGAACTAAGCGAATACGGCTGGAGCTTGCAAGACATTTTGGATTCCTTGTGTCATTGGGGCGAGATGCATATCGAGAAAGTGCACGGAGATAAATTCGAAGTGTTGGAAGAAGGCGTCTTGAACGAGCAT
- a CDS encoding MFS transporter, protein MSTTQKRSNFALLALALSAFAIGTTEFISVGLLPLIAEDLGISVSTAGLTVSLYALGVMVGAPVLTSLSANMPRKSLLLWIMVVFIIGNLIAATASTVGVLLAARIISALAHGVFMAIGATIAADLVPENKRASAIAMMFTGLTVATVTGVPIGTFLGQQFGWRFAFMAIVALGLSALIGNALLVPSDLRKAARTTFRDQVKLVTNGRLLLVFAITALGYGGTFVVFTYLSPLLQEITGFAAGTVTIILFGYGIAIAAGNTIGGKLANHNPIRALFYMFLIQAVILLVLTFTIPFKIAGLITILLMGLFAFMNVPGLQVYAVMLAERYVPSAVDTASAINIAAFNAGIAIGAVLGGSVADTIGLIHTPWIGAIMVFGAVLLSAWSRRLEQGPERKHSVNAQNPQSAN, encoded by the coding sequence ATGTCTACAACACAAAAACGAAGCAATTTCGCCCTATTGGCCTTGGCGCTAAGTGCCTTCGCCATCGGAACTACCGAATTCATCAGTGTCGGCTTGCTGCCATTGATCGCTGAAGATTTAGGGATTTCCGTCAGTACAGCTGGATTGACTGTCTCATTATACGCACTCGGCGTCATGGTCGGCGCCCCAGTGCTGACGTCGCTAAGCGCAAACATGCCCCGCAAGTCGTTGTTGCTGTGGATCATGGTTGTCTTTATTATCGGCAACCTGATCGCAGCGACGGCTTCGACGGTTGGTGTGTTGCTCGCTGCACGCATTATTTCCGCATTGGCGCATGGTGTCTTTATGGCCATTGGCGCTACGATTGCAGCGGATTTGGTGCCGGAAAATAAACGGGCCAGCGCCATTGCCATGATGTTCACCGGCTTGACGGTGGCGACGGTAACCGGCGTTCCCATTGGCACTTTCCTTGGCCAACAATTCGGCTGGCGCTTCGCGTTCATGGCGATCGTCGCCTTAGGTCTCTCCGCATTAATCGGCAATGCTTTGCTCGTACCGAGTGATTTGAGAAAAGCAGCGCGCACTACATTTCGTGATCAAGTCAAACTAGTTACCAATGGGCGTTTGCTATTGGTCTTTGCCATTACGGCGCTTGGCTATGGCGGCACGTTTGTTGTCTTTACCTATCTGTCTCCTTTGCTTCAAGAAATCACCGGCTTTGCTGCTGGGACCGTTACGATCATTCTCTTTGGGTACGGCATCGCCATTGCAGCGGGCAATACGATTGGCGGAAAACTGGCTAATCACAACCCGATTCGGGCATTGTTCTATATGTTCCTAATTCAAGCTGTTATCTTGCTGGTTTTGACGTTTACGATTCCATTCAAAATCGCCGGCTTGATCACCATTCTCTTAATGGGGTTATTCGCATTTATGAACGTTCCCGGCCTTCAAGTGTATGCGGTCATGCTAGCTGAGCGATATGTGCCGAGTGCCGTGGATACGGCGTCTGCCATCAATATCGCCGCCTTCAATGCCGGCATAGCCATTGGAGCGGTGCTTGGCGGCTCTGTGGCCGATACGATTGGGCTGATTCATACGCCTTGGATTGGCGCTATTATGGTCTTTGGTGCTGTCTTGCTGAGTGCCTGGAGCCGTCGTTTGGAACAAGGTCCAGAGCGCAAACATTCTGTAAATGCTCAAAATCCCCAATCGGCTAACTAA